In one Lolium rigidum isolate FL_2022 chromosome 3, APGP_CSIRO_Lrig_0.1, whole genome shotgun sequence genomic region, the following are encoded:
- the LOC124700227 gene encoding uncharacterized protein LOC124700227 isoform X1, protein MEFPMEPVSRCELWQSHRLAPKSSRFLFPRLILLLFPCWSLPIYEGTADTGVDAVVAREDGECSHVGSVEPEQSVMRIVQAIARCGEQEADGQADSAVSTGKMDPQCPGWTKRLRIGTAPPDRTPCASRKSALEKSIRGYAEKVGDEVIDACLGTTFDSLGEALRVGRAPPDRTP, encoded by the exons ATGGAATTCCCCATGGAGCCGGTTAGCAGGTGCGAGCTCTGGCAGTCCCATCGGTTGGCACCTAAAAGTTCCCGATTTTTGTTCCCGCGACTGATCTTGCTCTTGTTTCCATGCTGGAGCCTCCCAATATACGAGGGGACTGCGGATACAGGTGTGGATGCAGTGGTGGCGAGGGAGGACGGCGAGTGCAGCCATGTGGGCTCGGTGGAGCCGGAGCAGTCCGTAATGCGCATAGTTCAGGCGATAGCAAGGTGTGGAGAGCAGGAGGCGGACGGGCAAGCAGATTCTGCAGTGTCAACAGGAAAAATGGATCCGCAGTGTCCGGGCTGGACAAAAAG GCTGAGGATTGGAACAGCACCCCCTGATAGGACACCATGTGCATCGAGGAAGAGTGCACTGGAGAAATCAATCCGTGGGTATGCAGAGAAGGTTGGCGACGAggtcatagatgcatgcttgggcaCAACCTTCGACTCCCTCGGCGAAGC GTTGAGGGTAGGGCGAGCACCACCAGATAGGACACCGTGA
- the LOC124700227 gene encoding uncharacterized protein LOC124700227 isoform X4, with product MEFPMEPVSRCELWQSHRLAPKSSRFLFPRLILLLFPCWSLPIYEGTADTGVDAVVAREDGECSHVGSVEPEQSVMRIVQAIARCGEQEADGQADSAVSTGKMDPQCPGWTKRLRVGRAPPDRTP from the exons ATGGAATTCCCCATGGAGCCGGTTAGCAGGTGCGAGCTCTGGCAGTCCCATCGGTTGGCACCTAAAAGTTCCCGATTTTTGTTCCCGCGACTGATCTTGCTCTTGTTTCCATGCTGGAGCCTCCCAATATACGAGGGGACTGCGGATACAGGTGTGGATGCAGTGGTGGCGAGGGAGGACGGCGAGTGCAGCCATGTGGGCTCGGTGGAGCCGGAGCAGTCCGTAATGCGCATAGTTCAGGCGATAGCAAGGTGTGGAGAGCAGGAGGCGGACGGGCAAGCAGATTCTGCAGTGTCAACAGGAAAAATGGATCCGCAGTGTCCGGGCTGGACAAAAAG GTTGAGGGTAGGGCGAGCACCACCAGATAGGACACCGTGA
- the LOC124700227 gene encoding uncharacterized protein LOC124700227 isoform X3 has translation MEFPMEPVSSLPIYEGTADTGVDAVVAREDGECSHVGSVEPEQSVMRIVQAIARCGEQEADGQADSAVSTGKMDPQCPGWTKRLRIGTAPPDRTPCASRKSALEKSIRGYAEKVGDEVIDACLGTTFDSLGEALRVGRAPPDRTP, from the exons ATGGAATTCCCCATGGAGCCGGTTAGCAG CCTCCCAATATACGAGGGGACTGCGGATACAGGTGTGGATGCAGTGGTGGCGAGGGAGGACGGCGAGTGCAGCCATGTGGGCTCGGTGGAGCCGGAGCAGTCCGTAATGCGCATAGTTCAGGCGATAGCAAGGTGTGGAGAGCAGGAGGCGGACGGGCAAGCAGATTCTGCAGTGTCAACAGGAAAAATGGATCCGCAGTGTCCGGGCTGGACAAAAAG GCTGAGGATTGGAACAGCACCCCCTGATAGGACACCATGTGCATCGAGGAAGAGTGCACTGGAGAAATCAATCCGTGGGTATGCAGAGAAGGTTGGCGACGAggtcatagatgcatgcttgggcaCAACCTTCGACTCCCTCGGCGAAGC GTTGAGGGTAGGGCGAGCACCACCAGATAGGACACCGTGA
- the LOC124700227 gene encoding uncharacterized protein LOC124700227 isoform X2 codes for MEFPMEPVSRCELWQSHRLAPKSSRFLFPRLILLLFPCWSLPIYEGTADTGVDAVVAREDGECSHVGSVEPEQSVMRIVQAIARCGEQEADGQADSAVSTGKMDPQCPGWTKRLRIGTAPPDRTPCASRKSALEKSIRGLRVGRAPPDRTP; via the exons ATGGAATTCCCCATGGAGCCGGTTAGCAGGTGCGAGCTCTGGCAGTCCCATCGGTTGGCACCTAAAAGTTCCCGATTTTTGTTCCCGCGACTGATCTTGCTCTTGTTTCCATGCTGGAGCCTCCCAATATACGAGGGGACTGCGGATACAGGTGTGGATGCAGTGGTGGCGAGGGAGGACGGCGAGTGCAGCCATGTGGGCTCGGTGGAGCCGGAGCAGTCCGTAATGCGCATAGTTCAGGCGATAGCAAGGTGTGGAGAGCAGGAGGCGGACGGGCAAGCAGATTCTGCAGTGTCAACAGGAAAAATGGATCCGCAGTGTCCGGGCTGGACAAAAAG GCTGAGGATTGGAACAGCACCCCCTGATAGGACACCATGTGCATCGAGGAAGAGTGCACTGGAGAAATCAATCCGTGG GTTGAGGGTAGGGCGAGCACCACCAGATAGGACACCGTGA